One part of the Luteolibacter flavescens genome encodes these proteins:
- a CDS encoding DUF4832 domain-containing protein produces MALLLAAVALGFAASARADQREEERWVSDVHAPEIAGIEENPLKGMVPYRNGMRRSFPHSMEWFYVPLRELQKGDDEFDWEPIERQLEEIAGRGNHAVFRVYLDYPGKPVGTPQYLIDRGVPMRSYTDAGNDNVASKSPDWNDHRLIEALENFIRHFGKKYDGDPRIGFLTAGLYGFWGEWHNYPHDPKWEMKAENRDRLLIAYRQAFTKTQVLLRNPTGTTNLDLKTSFGYHDDSFAYETLAPEWGFVPRLRENGLLEIWKEKAIGGEIRPELQATIFDAWPNVPVKAGSRRSEDLSECIEATHASWMLNEDIFAGPLTEARNKNALRAQRRLGYEFQVTASSISRDEKGKLRVKVKIRNAGVAPFYYRWAAEFAAYDPQTRETRILGQATNWNMPEILPDGREYQRVFIAPKAENLRGQRLIVRLKNPLKDGKPLRFANGRQDKDCAGWLTLQEIPD; encoded by the coding sequence TTGGCTCTGTTGCTGGCGGCCGTCGCCTTGGGGTTTGCCGCGTCCGCACGCGCGGATCAAAGGGAGGAGGAAAGGTGGGTAAGTGATGTTCACGCGCCTGAAATTGCCGGGATCGAGGAGAACCCGCTCAAGGGGATGGTCCCGTATCGAAACGGCATGCGGCGATCATTCCCGCACAGCATGGAGTGGTTCTACGTGCCGCTCAGAGAGCTGCAGAAAGGGGACGATGAGTTCGATTGGGAACCGATCGAGAGGCAGCTTGAGGAGATCGCGGGACGAGGCAATCATGCCGTTTTCAGGGTCTATCTCGACTATCCCGGCAAGCCTGTCGGCACGCCCCAATATCTGATTGACCGCGGGGTGCCGATGCGCAGCTACACCGACGCCGGAAATGATAACGTAGCCAGCAAATCGCCAGACTGGAATGACCATCGTCTGATTGAAGCGCTGGAGAATTTCATCCGCCATTTCGGGAAGAAGTATGATGGAGATCCCCGGATCGGTTTTCTAACCGCGGGGCTCTATGGCTTCTGGGGGGAGTGGCACAACTATCCCCACGACCCGAAATGGGAGATGAAAGCTGAGAATCGGGACCGGTTGCTGATCGCCTACCGTCAAGCGTTCACCAAAACGCAGGTGCTCTTGCGCAATCCGACTGGAACAACGAATCTGGACCTGAAAACCAGCTTCGGATATCACGACGATTCATTTGCTTACGAGACCCTGGCCCCCGAATGGGGATTCGTGCCCCGTCTGCGGGAAAACGGTTTGCTGGAGATCTGGAAAGAGAAAGCCATCGGCGGCGAGATCCGGCCTGAATTGCAGGCAACGATCTTCGATGCGTGGCCAAATGTCCCGGTAAAGGCAGGCAGCAGGAGGAGCGAGGATCTCTCTGAATGTATCGAAGCCACTCACGCGAGTTGGATGCTGAATGAGGACATCTTCGCCGGTCCTCTCACCGAGGCCCGAAACAAAAACGCTCTCCGTGCCCAGCGGCGTCTCGGCTACGAATTTCAGGTTACGGCTTCTTCCATCTCCCGGGATGAGAAGGGCAAGCTCCGCGTGAAGGTGAAGATCCGGAATGCAGGCGTGGCACCTTTCTACTATCGGTGGGCCGCCGAGTTTGCCGCCTATGACCCGCAAACCCGGGAAACGCGGATTCTGGGTCAGGCCACGAATTGGAACATGCCTGAAATCCTGCCTGACGGGCGAGAATACCAGAGGGTGTTCATCGCTCCGAAGGCCGAGAATTTACGGGGGCAGCGTCTGATAGTCCGGCTCAAAAATCCACTGAAGGACGGGAAGCCTCTACGCTTCGCGAACGGCCGCCAGGATAAGGACTGCGCGGGCTGGCTGACCTTGCAAGAGATACCGGACTGA
- a CDS encoding sugar phosphate isomerase/epimerase family protein has protein sequence MLRRHFLATLAAASAPLSLRAQSAAAPLPIKLSLKCGMADFGANLEEKFRILKELGYDGVELDSPGGQNKEEALAASKAVGLPIHGVVDSIHWKTRLSDPNASVREEGLKGLLTAIRESHACGGSSVLLVPGVVDANTNHDDACSRSIEQIRKALPMAAELGIHILIENVWNRMFYTEDGGDAQSAAKLAAYLDEIDSPWVGSYFDIGNHQRFGKPAEWIRTLGKRIVKLDCKDWGVKGGFGKIGEGDVDWAEVRKVLAEIGYTGWATAEVQGGDRAACGEILAQMKRHLVGG, from the coding sequence ATGCTCCGCCGCCACTTTCTCGCCACGCTTGCCGCTGCCTCGGCTCCCCTTTCGCTCCGCGCGCAATCGGCGGCTGCCCCGCTGCCCATCAAGCTCTCGCTGAAATGCGGCATGGCGGACTTCGGGGCGAACCTTGAGGAGAAATTCCGCATCCTGAAGGAGCTCGGCTACGATGGCGTGGAGCTCGACTCCCCCGGCGGGCAGAACAAAGAGGAAGCTCTCGCCGCCTCAAAGGCGGTCGGCCTCCCCATCCACGGCGTGGTGGACTCCATCCACTGGAAGACCCGCCTCTCCGACCCCAATGCCTCCGTCCGCGAGGAGGGCCTGAAGGGCCTCCTCACCGCCATCCGCGAGAGCCACGCCTGCGGAGGCTCTTCGGTCCTCCTCGTCCCGGGCGTTGTGGACGCAAACACGAACCACGACGACGCCTGCTCGCGCTCGATCGAGCAGATCCGCAAGGCCCTGCCCATGGCTGCCGAACTCGGCATCCACATCCTAATCGAGAACGTGTGGAACCGGATGTTCTACACCGAGGACGGAGGCGATGCGCAGTCGGCGGCAAAGCTCGCGGCCTATCTCGATGAGATCGACTCCCCATGGGTCGGCTCCTACTTCGACATCGGCAATCACCAGCGCTTCGGCAAGCCTGCCGAGTGGATCCGCACGCTGGGCAAGCGGATCGTGAAGCTCGATTGCAAGGACTGGGGAGTGAAGGGTGGCTTCGGAAAGATCGGCGAAGGTGACGTCGATTGGGCCGAGGTGCGCAAGGTCCTCGCCGAGATCGGCTACACCGGCTGGGCCACCGCCGAGGTCCAGGGCGGCGACCGCGCGGCCTGTGGTGAGATCCTCGCGCAGATGAAGAGACACCTGGTAGGCGGCTGA
- a CDS encoding glycoside hydrolase family 32 protein — translation MRLLLLPLLCLPALSAAATDVIVADFEGEDFGSWKVTGSAFGKGPVAGSLPGQMQVSGFIGQRLVNGYHGGDDALGTLESPEFKVERKFLNFLIGGGRFPGETCMDLLLDGKVVRTATGRYTQPGGSERLDWQTWDVADLAGKSVSLRITDKRTGTWGHINVDNIVQSDAPKTLELKKEFAITDRYLIWPVSRDPSQRQRFWFTLDGEEKPLLYADICLSNNPDFWVFTDLADHQGRKVTVTGTIPGVLGDAWEKVKISDTYPGEEVIYQEELRPQYHFSSRRGWLNDPNGMVWHDGQWHLFYQHNPYNHGWHNMTWGHAVSSDLFHWKEKPPGLQPDQEGYMYSGSGIFAPKGSTALPVKGDSLVLAYTANGNHGYEPGHKVVQSLAFSEDGGKTFTKFKGNPVLPHVVAENRDPKIFWHEPSKHWVMPLYYDGEDYGIYTSPDMVKWEKTSDYKIPTDGECPDLFELPVDGDAKNTRWIAWGAQGKYMLGSFDGKTFKPESGPHQHYFGAAYAGQSYDNAPDKRRVHIGWMRDTGAGFQGMPFNLQMTLPMDFTLRKQGDGIRLWSEPSKEVEGIRSATKDLNGLAFSSGQVDPLAEFKGGQYEIEAVIDVAATTASEVGFRIFDDHAAIWKPGDEQFTGARGKQAPVDGKLNVRIFVDTVSMEVFVNGTYVSKFIRQLPGTKPIRIVANGGEVKFDTLKVHTLKSVWK, via the coding sequence ATGCGACTCCTACTCCTGCCCCTCCTATGCCTGCCCGCCCTGTCCGCTGCCGCGACCGATGTGATCGTGGCCGATTTCGAAGGTGAAGACTTCGGCTCCTGGAAGGTGACCGGCTCGGCCTTTGGCAAGGGCCCCGTGGCGGGATCGCTGCCCGGGCAGATGCAGGTGAGCGGCTTCATCGGCCAGCGCCTCGTGAATGGCTATCACGGCGGCGATGATGCGCTGGGCACGCTGGAGTCGCCGGAATTCAAGGTGGAGCGGAAGTTCCTGAATTTCCTGATCGGCGGCGGCCGCTTCCCCGGTGAGACCTGCATGGACCTGCTGCTGGATGGCAAGGTGGTCCGCACCGCGACTGGGCGCTACACTCAACCGGGCGGCTCCGAGCGCCTCGACTGGCAGACATGGGATGTCGCGGATCTCGCGGGCAAGTCCGTCTCGCTGCGCATCACGGACAAGCGCACCGGCACTTGGGGGCACATCAACGTGGACAACATCGTGCAGAGCGACGCGCCGAAGACGCTCGAGCTGAAGAAGGAATTTGCCATCACGGACCGCTATCTCATCTGGCCGGTCTCGCGCGATCCGTCACAGAGGCAGCGCTTCTGGTTCACGCTTGATGGCGAGGAAAAGCCGCTGCTTTACGCGGACATCTGCCTTTCCAACAACCCGGACTTCTGGGTCTTCACCGACCTGGCCGATCACCAGGGCCGCAAGGTCACCGTGACCGGCACCATCCCCGGCGTGCTGGGCGATGCGTGGGAAAAGGTGAAGATCAGCGACACCTATCCCGGCGAGGAAGTCATCTATCAGGAGGAGCTGCGGCCGCAGTATCACTTCAGCAGCCGCCGCGGCTGGCTGAATGACCCGAATGGCATGGTGTGGCACGACGGGCAGTGGCACCTCTTTTACCAGCACAATCCCTACAACCACGGCTGGCACAACATGACTTGGGGCCACGCGGTCAGCAGCGATCTCTTCCACTGGAAGGAGAAGCCTCCGGGCCTCCAGCCGGACCAGGAAGGCTACATGTATTCCGGCTCCGGCATCTTCGCCCCGAAGGGCAGCACGGCCCTGCCGGTGAAGGGTGACTCGCTGGTGCTGGCCTACACGGCCAATGGCAACCACGGCTACGAGCCGGGCCACAAGGTCGTGCAGTCGCTGGCCTTCAGCGAGGATGGCGGCAAGACCTTCACGAAGTTCAAGGGCAACCCGGTGCTGCCCCACGTGGTGGCGGAGAACCGCGACCCGAAGATCTTCTGGCACGAGCCGTCGAAGCACTGGGTGATGCCGCTCTACTACGATGGCGAGGACTACGGCATCTACACCTCGCCGGACATGGTGAAGTGGGAGAAGACCTCGGACTACAAGATCCCGACCGATGGCGAGTGCCCGGACCTCTTTGAGCTGCCAGTGGACGGCGACGCGAAGAACACGCGCTGGATCGCCTGGGGTGCGCAGGGCAAGTACATGCTCGGCAGCTTCGACGGGAAGACCTTCAAGCCCGAGAGCGGGCCACATCAGCACTACTTCGGCGCGGCCTACGCGGGCCAGAGCTATGACAACGCGCCGGACAAGCGCCGCGTGCACATCGGCTGGATGCGCGACACGGGCGCCGGCTTCCAGGGCATGCCCTTCAACCTGCAGATGACCCTGCCGATGGACTTCACCCTGCGCAAACAGGGTGATGGCATCCGCCTGTGGTCCGAGCCATCGAAGGAAGTGGAAGGCATCCGCTCGGCGACGAAGGACCTGAACGGCCTCGCCTTCAGCTCCGGGCAGGTCGATCCGCTCGCGGAATTCAAGGGCGGCCAGTATGAGATCGAGGCGGTGATCGACGTTGCCGCGACCACGGCCTCCGAGGTTGGTTTCCGGATCTTCGACGACCACGCCGCGATCTGGAAGCCGGGTGACGAGCAATTCACCGGCGCCCGCGGCAAGCAGGCTCCCGTGGATGGAAAGCTGAATGTCCGCATCTTCGTGGACACCGTGTCGATGGAGGTCTTCGTGAACGGCACCTACGTCAGCAAGTTCATCCGCCAGCTTCCCGGCACGAAGCCGATCCGCATCGTCGCCAATGGCGGTGAGGTGAAGTTCGACACCCTCAAGGTCCACACCTTGAAGTCGGTCTGGAAGTAA